A single window of Methanobacterium sp. DNA harbors:
- a CDS encoding manganese efflux pump MntP family protein encodes MDIFSMFFLAVGLAMDAFSVSITRGMLLKCNLKYALTIAIFFGAFQALMPVAGWLAGEQLAVLVELWAPWIAFILLLIIGGKMIYEGLSPEDDDVCQVFSLKDILILSVATSIDAFAVGVTFAFLNTPILLPIVIIGLVTFALSFLGVYLGKRVGHLFGSKIEVLGGLILIGIGFKILLENLI; translated from the coding sequence AGTGTATCCATCACCAGGGGAATGCTTCTGAAATGTAATCTGAAGTATGCCCTCACCATTGCCATATTTTTCGGTGCATTCCAGGCTTTGATGCCTGTAGCTGGCTGGCTGGCAGGGGAACAGTTAGCAGTGCTGGTTGAGCTCTGGGCGCCCTGGATTGCTTTCATCCTACTATTAATAATCGGAGGGAAGATGATCTATGAGGGCTTATCACCAGAAGATGATGACGTGTGCCAGGTTTTCTCCCTTAAAGATATTTTAATTCTGTCAGTTGCCACCAGTATTGATGCATTTGCAGTGGGTGTAACCTTCGCATTTTTAAACACCCCCATTCTCCTGCCCATCGTGATTATAGGGCTGGTAACCTTTGCATTATCATTCCTGGGAGTTTATCTCGGAAAAAGAGTAGGACACCTCTTTGGAAGTAAAATTGAAGTTTTAGGAGGTTTGATTTTGATAGGAATTGGATTCAAGATCCTCCTGGAAAACCTAATTTGA
- a CDS encoding PP2C family protein-serine/threonine phosphatase: MSKNTFRDRIYKIRNYLAGDEEVPIMYIHAIMAIIGSVSVLLILQFHEMPMSSVQHSLLVLVEKACVIVVIAYVVSRLNVFTEVLEGKFTIKNQAILIVIFGAISIFGTYSGVDVFGAMANVRDLGPMVAGLIGGPIVGLGAGLIGGLYRLSLGGFTAVPCALSTILAGLFAGLIFLINKRRFVGIFWAVVFAVLMESLHLLINLAIAQPYSKALAVVEELTIPIIVSNALGMFIFAFIISNLLRERETIKQRDLYFDELERKKHELKVASKIQKSFLPEELPSIPGFSVAALNIPAHEVGGDFYDFIPVSPEKTGIVIADVTGDSFPASLLMALSRTIIRGEAKNQNPQTLLKYLNNLIAVDIGPEIFITILYGELDTKNRCFNYVNAAHSPPLIFRNKTNQLSELAKGVKSLGRLENIQLEKHKIKIESGDLLLFYTDGVIQVLESPESSGKEVLEQMVIQNHDLSPAEILEEIKSKTISLEVNPDDLVLAILKAD, translated from the coding sequence ATGTCAAAAAACACATTCAGGGACAGAATCTACAAGATCAGGAATTATCTGGCAGGGGATGAAGAAGTCCCTATAATGTACATTCATGCCATCATGGCTATCATAGGCAGTGTCAGTGTTCTTTTAATTCTACAATTTCATGAAATGCCAATGTCCTCAGTACAGCACAGTCTCCTGGTTCTGGTAGAAAAAGCATGTGTAATTGTGGTCATCGCTTATGTTGTGAGTCGTTTAAATGTGTTCACAGAGGTTCTGGAGGGAAAATTCACCATTAAAAACCAGGCCATACTTATTGTTATCTTTGGGGCAATTTCTATCTTTGGAACATACTCAGGGGTGGATGTTTTCGGGGCCATGGCCAATGTAAGGGATCTAGGCCCCATGGTGGCAGGTCTTATTGGGGGACCTATCGTGGGACTGGGTGCTGGTCTAATTGGTGGATTGTACCGTTTGAGTTTGGGTGGTTTTACAGCTGTCCCCTGTGCCCTTTCCACCATACTGGCCGGATTATTCGCTGGTCTGATCTTCCTCATTAATAAACGCCGCTTCGTGGGAATATTTTGGGCGGTGGTTTTTGCAGTTTTAATGGAATCCCTGCACCTTCTCATTAACCTGGCCATTGCCCAACCCTACTCCAAGGCACTGGCAGTGGTGGAGGAGCTCACCATACCCATAATTGTCTCCAATGCATTGGGAATGTTCATATTTGCCTTCATCATTTCCAACCTCCTCCGGGAACGGGAAACAATCAAGCAGCGTGACCTTTATTTTGATGAACTGGAACGTAAAAAACATGAGTTAAAGGTGGCCAGTAAAATCCAGAAGAGCTTCTTACCTGAAGAACTACCTTCTATTCCCGGTTTTAGTGTTGCAGCTTTGAACATCCCTGCACATGAGGTTGGAGGGGACTTCTATGACTTCATACCAGTATCCCCTGAAAAAACAGGTATTGTGATTGCGGATGTTACTGGAGACAGCTTCCCGGCATCATTACTCATGGCTCTTTCTAGAACCATAATCAGGGGAGAAGCAAAAAATCAAAACCCCCAAACCCTTTTAAAATATTTAAACAATCTAATTGCAGTTGATATTGGTCCTGAAATTTTCATTACTATTCTATACGGTGAATTGGACACTAAAAATCGTTGTTTCAACTATGTTAACGCAGCCCACAGCCCTCCATTAATTTTCAGGAACAAAACAAACCAGTTAAGCGAGCTTGCAAAGGGGGTTAAATCCTTGGGCCGACTGGAAAATATTCAGCTTGAAAAACACAAAATAAAGATTGAAAGTGGTGATCTGCTCTTATTCTATACTGATGGCGTAATTCAGGTTTTAGAAAGTCCAGAATCTTCCGGGAAAGAAGTATTAGAGCAGATGGTTATCCAAAATCATGATCTTTCACCAGCAGAGATTTTAGAAGAGATAAAATCAAAAACCATCTCCCTAGAAGTAAATCCTGATGACCTGGTGTTGGCGATTCTAAAAGCAGATTGA
- a CDS encoding ABC-ATPase domain-containing protein: MADKEKLISILKRIDGRGYKAYLDLKGSYDFGLFSLFIDHVQRDPFASPSLLRVEVYENSFPDKLYHNPNRKIALEDYISRAFSEGIKKLAGDRRGSGKSGILHIDHGNQEILQRSSVNISSDILEIRFQVGLPARGRRVMGFEAQRILMKILPEIVNNSCFYENLTSAELTQHIQCFEDTEYIRSQLREQELVAFIADGAILPRESGVSDKPLINAVSFKSPSSLQVAMETSKECSVVGMGIPEGVTLIVGGGYHGKSTLLRAVELGVYNHIPGDGRELVITREDAVKIRAEDGRSVEKVDVKSFIHHPPGIGDTTKFSTENASGSTSQAANIIETLEAGSKLLLFDEDTSATNFMIRDERMQRLVSKDKEPITPFIDRVSELYEDHGVSSVLVMGGSGDYFQKADTVIMMDHYQPHNVTQEARKVAEEMPINRETESKGKFHYRQRYPRPESIKPYKGKRLKLDSRGVSNLIIGPETIDLSQVEQLVESSQTRAIGYALYQFHKNYKQKSDGPSSKEDSKTEDFRIEDVLDYLENCINREGLDFLAPPGRKQPHNLARPRRYEIAAAMNRLRTLAVHS, from the coding sequence ATGGCAGATAAAGAAAAACTAATTTCAATTCTAAAACGAATTGATGGAAGGGGTTACAAAGCATATCTGGATTTAAAGGGTAGCTATGATTTTGGTCTTTTTTCACTTTTCATTGATCATGTGCAGAGAGATCCCTTCGCCAGCCCCTCCCTACTGCGGGTGGAAGTTTATGAAAACTCATTTCCTGACAAACTATACCATAATCCTAACCGTAAGATTGCACTAGAGGATTACATCTCCCGGGCCTTCAGTGAAGGTATAAAGAAGTTAGCTGGTGACAGGAGAGGAAGTGGGAAAAGTGGGATTTTACACATTGATCATGGTAATCAGGAGATACTCCAGCGCAGCAGTGTGAACATCAGTTCAGATATCCTGGAAATACGTTTTCAGGTGGGTTTACCTGCCAGAGGCAGGAGGGTGATGGGCTTTGAAGCTCAGAGGATCTTGATGAAAATTTTACCGGAAATTGTTAATAATTCCTGTTTTTATGAGAATCTCACTTCAGCTGAATTAACCCAACATATTCAGTGCTTTGAAGATACAGAATATATTCGCAGCCAGCTTAGGGAACAGGAATTGGTGGCTTTCATTGCAGATGGCGCTATTCTTCCGCGTGAAAGCGGTGTTTCAGATAAACCACTCATAAATGCTGTGTCATTCAAATCACCATCTTCCCTCCAAGTAGCTATGGAAACAAGTAAAGAGTGTTCTGTTGTGGGTATGGGGATTCCAGAAGGTGTGACTCTTATTGTGGGTGGCGGTTACCATGGAAAGTCCACCCTGCTCAGGGCAGTTGAGCTAGGAGTGTACAACCATATTCCTGGAGACGGCAGGGAACTGGTAATCACCAGGGAGGATGCTGTTAAAATAAGGGCAGAAGATGGGCGTTCTGTTGAAAAAGTGGATGTTAAAAGCTTCATCCACCATCCTCCTGGAATTGGAGATACTACAAAGTTTTCCACGGAAAATGCCTCGGGCTCCACCTCACAGGCTGCCAACATTATCGAAACGTTGGAAGCAGGTTCAAAACTCCTTTTATTCGATGAGGACACATCAGCAACAAATTTCATGATCCGGGATGAAAGAATGCAACGTCTGGTCAGCAAGGATAAAGAACCCATCACTCCATTCATTGATCGGGTTAGTGAGCTTTATGAAGATCACGGAGTTTCATCGGTACTGGTAATGGGTGGATCTGGTGATTACTTCCAGAAGGCAGATACAGTTATTATGATGGACCACTATCAGCCCCATAACGTTACCCAGGAGGCTAGAAAGGTTGCAGAAGAAATGCCCATTAATAGGGAAACTGAATCAAAGGGCAAATTCCATTACCGGCAGCGTTACCCTCGCCCGGAATCCATCAAACCATATAAAGGAAAAAGACTGAAACTGGATAGTAGGGGTGTTTCTAACCTGATTATTGGCCCCGAAACAATTGATCTTTCCCAGGTAGAGCAGTTGGTTGAATCCAGCCAGACACGGGCCATTGGCTACGCTCTTTACCAGTTCCATAAAAATTATAAACAGAAATCAGACGGACCTTCCAGTAAAGAGGATTCTAAAACAGAGGATTTTAGGATAGAAGATGTTCTGGACTATCTGGAAAACTGTATCAACAGGGAAGGGCTTGATTTCCTTGCACCACCAGGCAGGAAGCAACCCCATAACCTTGCCAGGCCCCGTAGATATGAAATTGCTGCAGCTATGAACCGTCTACGGACATTAGCTGTGCATAGTTGA
- a CDS encoding zinc ribbon domain-containing protein: MVYCHNCGTKNEDDAEFCSKCGEPLRDVRDDYEGRRRHHHRDDRYYRQRNECFGLPHGNIIGPLIGGIILILIGLASFTGFQNIWTYIWPAIIIIIGLLIIVGAIYGSRRKH, translated from the coding sequence ATGGTTTACTGTCATAATTGTGGTACAAAGAACGAGGACGATGCTGAATTTTGTTCTAAATGTGGAGAGCCCCTGCGAGATGTGAGGGATGATTATGAGGGAAGGCGCCGCCATCACCACCGTGATGATCGCTACTACCGCCAGAGAAATGAATGTTTCGGACTTCCCCATGGTAACATAATTGGACCTCTTATAGGTGGAATTATACTAATTTTAATAGGCCTTGCTTCATTTACAGGATTCCAAAACATTTGGACATATATCTGGCCCGCTATTATCATCATTATAGGCCTATTGATTATAGTAGGTGCAATTTACGGTTCCCGAAGAAAACATTGA
- a CDS encoding restriction endonuclease yields MNRKTVGQSYLSRNVLAVISFSGLFLLLAMYLWAPESEILYDFQKPLIISIFIAICLLGILAAIYPKLCKGLLEFKKFDKKSLDPEKMNNMQFEGHHPDCGKFESHTIIIRGSKYCPGCSGLLIGAIMAVIGILFYYFYGLPLIYGEISFWTGLVMVFLALMLIIFLKLGKKLKIVSNMALVTGSVMILIGLDTVKENLLIESYFLLLVLFFILARIAASENNHEIICRNCEEKSYCIYE; encoded by the coding sequence TTGAACCGGAAAACTGTCGGGCAATCCTATCTCAGTCGTAATGTTTTGGCAGTGATTTCGTTTTCAGGCCTTTTCCTCCTGCTGGCCATGTATCTATGGGCCCCTGAATCTGAAATATTATATGATTTTCAAAAACCACTGATTATATCTATTTTTATTGCCATATGCCTTCTGGGAATCCTGGCAGCAATTTATCCCAAACTATGTAAGGGATTATTGGAATTTAAAAAATTTGATAAAAAATCTTTAGATCCTGAAAAAATGAATAATATGCAATTTGAAGGTCATCATCCGGATTGTGGGAAATTTGAATCCCACACCATCATTATCAGGGGGAGTAAATACTGTCCCGGCTGTTCAGGACTACTAATCGGGGCTATTATGGCAGTTATTGGAATCTTATTTTATTATTTTTATGGATTACCCCTAATCTATGGGGAAATCTCTTTCTGGACAGGACTGGTGATGGTTTTCCTGGCCCTGATGTTAATAATCTTTTTAAAACTGGGGAAAAAATTGAAAATTGTTTCTAACATGGCACTGGTCACTGGATCCGTAATGATACTGATTGGTCTGGATACAGTTAAAGAAAATCTCTTAATTGAATCTTATTTCCTTCTTCTGGTTTTGTTCTTTATATTAGCCAGAATAGCTGCTTCAGAAAACAATCATGAAATTATCTGTCGGAATTGTGAAGAAAAATCATACTGTATTTACGAATAA
- a CDS encoding radical SAM protein, translating into MKVLFVEPPKVFWFVMGEYMPPPLGILQLAAYLESKNDTWDIQVVDSQAEGFGWKKLQHHLEQAEPDVVVLSALATCNTFTVLRAVEIAKKANPDVKTVVGGQHFTALADESLSTYPEIDFVVRGEGEVTLYELVRGLDNNQSPVDVKGLSFRNGTKIFHNPPRPFIKNLDDLPFPGYHFVSQHMKKYNFKMMAYTGAGYALVEASRGCAYKCTFCSQWQHWGGKWRPKSPARIADEMEHIYNEYGISFLWLTDDNLGLGKRTSALCDEIINRGLSEDITWFMQARSDEIIKNKHNLPKLRKAGNYWIMAGLERHDNEVLQDYHKGIKASDAKLSMDLLKENDIFSQATLITGDRKDSHESIQGLRDFVNYVDPDLAIFMILTPFPGTPLYETASKQGWLEDNNWANYDMVHAVMPTEHLTRMEVQEELYQCYRSFYGSMRRRISGVFSRNKFKRQTYRYMAGQGLLQALRDLY; encoded by the coding sequence ATGAAAGTCTTATTTGTGGAACCACCCAAGGTATTCTGGTTTGTCATGGGTGAATACATGCCCCCACCATTGGGGATACTCCAGTTAGCCGCATATCTGGAGTCTAAGAATGATACTTGGGATATTCAGGTGGTGGATTCCCAGGCTGAAGGCTTTGGGTGGAAGAAACTCCAGCATCACCTGGAACAGGCAGAACCAGATGTGGTGGTCCTCAGTGCCCTGGCAACATGTAACACCTTCACTGTCCTTAGGGCAGTGGAAATAGCTAAAAAAGCTAATCCTGATGTAAAAACAGTGGTTGGTGGTCAGCATTTCACGGCACTGGCTGATGAGAGTCTCTCCACCTATCCTGAAATTGATTTTGTGGTGCGAGGTGAGGGAGAAGTCACCCTCTATGAACTGGTAAGAGGTCTGGATAATAACCAGTCACCAGTAGATGTTAAAGGACTTTCCTTTAGAAATGGCACTAAAATCTTCCACAATCCGCCCCGTCCATTCATCAAGAACCTGGATGACCTTCCATTCCCGGGTTATCATTTTGTCAGTCAACACATGAAGAAATACAACTTCAAAATGATGGCCTATACTGGTGCAGGATATGCCCTGGTGGAAGCATCCCGGGGGTGCGCCTATAAATGTACTTTCTGCTCACAGTGGCAGCACTGGGGAGGTAAATGGAGACCAAAATCCCCTGCTAGAATTGCCGATGAAATGGAACACATCTACAACGAGTACGGGATCAGCTTCCTGTGGTTAACTGATGACAACTTGGGACTGGGCAAGAGAACAAGTGCCCTGTGTGATGAAATTATCAACAGGGGACTTTCTGAGGATATAACCTGGTTTATGCAGGCCAGAAGTGACGAAATTATAAAAAATAAACACAACCTCCCTAAACTGAGAAAAGCAGGTAACTACTGGATAATGGCCGGGTTGGAGCGGCATGATAATGAGGTGCTTCAGGATTACCATAAGGGGATTAAAGCCAGTGATGCAAAGCTTTCAATGGATCTTTTGAAGGAAAACGATATCTTTTCCCAGGCAACACTGATCACCGGGGATCGGAAGGATTCCCATGAATCCATACAGGGATTACGTGATTTCGTTAACTACGTGGATCCGGATTTAGCAATTTTCATGATCCTAACCCCCTTCCCTGGAACCCCACTCTATGAAACTGCCAGTAAGCAAGGATGGTTGGAAGATAATAACTGGGCCAACTACGATATGGTGCATGCAGTTATGCCCACTGAACATCTCACTCGAATGGAAGTCCAGGAAGAGTTATACCAGTGTTACCGGAGTTTTTATGGTAGTATGAGGAGAAGAATTTCAGGAGTGTTTTCACGGAATAAATTCAAACGGCAAACTTATCGTTATATGGCAGGTCAGGGTCTCCTGCAAGCATTGAGGGATTTATATTGA
- a CDS encoding sulfite oxidase-like oxidoreductase, whose product MGGVDIVEKTLKEIFKGNLSTNLDERAIESILNDENVVISPDTQREVRIPPGQHEDKSWPVLHAGSVTKIDPSQWKLKIWGLVRKEMELDYTDFISLPPVTVFSDIHCVTTWSKLNNLWEGVSTSTIKELVEILPEAKYVMVHAHKNFTTNLSLEDFFAPDVLLATHHNRKALNSKHGGPVRLVVPQLYFWKSAKWVTGLEFMAEDKRGFWESTGYHNHGNPWKEERYSWQETDQRI is encoded by the coding sequence ATGGGGGGGGTGGATATTGTTGAAAAAACCTTAAAAGAGATATTTAAAGGGAATTTAAGCACTAATTTAGATGAACGTGCTATTGAATCTATTTTAAATGATGAAAATGTGGTTATTAGTCCGGATACCCAAAGGGAAGTTAGGATTCCTCCAGGTCAACACGAAGATAAAAGCTGGCCAGTACTACATGCAGGTTCAGTTACAAAAATCGATCCATCCCAATGGAAGCTGAAAATATGGGGTTTGGTTCGAAAAGAGATGGAACTGGATTACACGGATTTCATATCTCTTCCTCCGGTTACAGTTTTCTCAGACATACACTGTGTCACTACCTGGTCCAAGTTAAACAATTTATGGGAAGGGGTAAGCACATCCACCATTAAAGAACTGGTGGAAATACTCCCTGAAGCCAAATATGTTATGGTACACGCTCATAAAAATTTCACCACCAACCTCTCCCTGGAAGATTTTTTCGCACCTGACGTGCTACTGGCGACCCATCACAACCGAAAAGCCTTAAACTCCAAACACGGAGGACCCGTGCGATTAGTGGTGCCTCAACTTTATTTCTGGAAAAGCGCCAAATGGGTTACTGGACTGGAATTCATGGCAGAGGATAAAAGAGGTTTCTGGGAATCCACGGGTTATCATAATCATGGTAACCCCTGGAAGGAAGAACGTTACAGCTGGCAGGAAACAGATCAAAGAATATAG
- the tsaA gene encoding tRNA (N6-threonylcarbamoyladenosine(37)-N6)-methyltransferase TrmO, whose translation MKLNAIGLVNSPFKDKKGSPHQGRFSDELSTITIFKDYEEALEGIENYQNLMVIYWMDRADSVSLKVVPYGRKEKRGVFSTRAPVRPNPLGLCMVELVEKEGNILTVRWLDALDQSPVLDIKPFVRELDCP comes from the coding sequence ATGAAATTGAATGCCATAGGTTTGGTTAATTCCCCCTTCAAGGATAAGAAGGGATCTCCTCATCAGGGTCGTTTTTCTGATGAATTGAGTACGATAACTATTTTCAAAGATTATGAAGAGGCACTGGAAGGAATCGAGAATTACCAGAATTTGATGGTGATTTACTGGATGGATCGTGCTGATTCAGTTTCTCTCAAGGTGGTTCCTTACGGGAGAAAAGAGAAACGAGGGGTTTTTTCCACCAGAGCACCGGTGAGGCCAAATCCCCTGGGATTGTGTATGGTGGAACTTGTGGAAAAAGAAGGGAATATCCTAACTGTGAGGTGGCTTGACGCCCTTGACCAGTCCCCTGTCCTGGATATCAAACCATTCGTACGGGAACTGGACTGCCCCTAA
- a CDS encoding low temperature requirement protein A: MKLRRDIIKPPRLYFEDESEERHSNWLELLFDLIFVAAVSLLASNLNSNYSFTTFLQSIPLFFAIWWGWLGHTIYLSRFGVDDFMHRFYTMAQMIVVAIMAINTKDALGATGPEFAISYAILRFMLVAEYLRAGRIVPEARALTHHYSIGFGIAAGLWGVSAFTPAPWRFLLWGMAIVVDLLTPLTAGKIHQQFPLHPTHLPERFGLLTIILIGEAVVGIVFLIGTLGLTLETGITGLMGFIVAFSIWWGYFEEARGAEARVEEKGEEIGRYQLWLYAHFPLLLGIVATAMGVKHVISHGLGSVLSSSEVWLLCGSLALALTALSFIFLSSFNWHECVSRVLLYFRIPYYILIILVICTGFLGSILPGSLILGLLTLICVVKVILSLREPPEELMCDIY; this comes from the coding sequence ATGAAGCTCAGAAGGGACATTATCAAACCTCCACGGCTATATTTTGAAGACGAATCGGAAGAAAGACATTCTAACTGGTTGGAACTTCTGTTTGATCTCATCTTCGTGGCAGCAGTGTCCCTTTTAGCCTCAAATCTCAACTCCAATTATTCTTTTACCACATTCCTCCAGTCCATTCCCCTATTTTTTGCCATATGGTGGGGTTGGCTTGGCCATACCATCTACCTCAGCCGTTTTGGTGTTGATGATTTCATGCACAGATTTTATACCATGGCGCAAATGATCGTGGTGGCCATCATGGCTATAAATACTAAAGATGCCCTTGGAGCAACAGGACCGGAGTTCGCTATTTCCTATGCAATTTTAAGGTTCATGCTAGTTGCAGAGTACCTAAGGGCCGGGAGAATTGTGCCGGAAGCCCGCGCACTCACTCACCATTACAGTATTGGGTTTGGAATTGCTGCCGGGCTTTGGGGAGTTTCCGCATTCACACCTGCACCCTGGCGTTTCCTGTTGTGGGGAATGGCCATAGTGGTAGATCTTTTAACACCTCTAACTGCCGGGAAAATACATCAACAGTTCCCTCTCCATCCCACTCATCTCCCGGAGAGGTTTGGGCTATTAACCATTATCCTCATTGGTGAAGCAGTGGTGGGTATTGTATTTTTGATTGGAACACTGGGTTTAACATTAGAAACTGGAATTACTGGCCTCATGGGGTTCATTGTTGCATTTAGTATATGGTGGGGATATTTTGAAGAAGCCCGGGGTGCAGAGGCTCGTGTTGAGGAAAAAGGTGAAGAAATTGGCCGATATCAGTTATGGCTCTATGCACACTTCCCACTTTTACTGGGAATTGTTGCCACTGCCATGGGAGTAAAACACGTCATATCCCATGGATTAGGGAGTGTTCTATCCTCATCAGAAGTATGGCTTCTCTGTGGGTCCCTGGCCCTGGCATTAACTGCACTGAGTTTCATATTTTTATCTTCCTTCAACTGGCACGAGTGCGTAAGCAGGGTTTTACTCTATTTTAGAATTCCCTATTACATCCTGATAATTTTGGTCATCTGCACTGGATTTTTAGGGTCAATACTCCCAGGATCACTAATTCTCGGATTACTGACTCTCATATGTGTCGTTAAAGTTATACTATCTCTTAGAGAACCTCCAGAGGAACTTATGTGTGATATATATTGA